From Dietzia sp. ANT_WB102, a single genomic window includes:
- a CDS encoding cysteine desulfurase, translated as MTATLDLTAIRSDFPILQRTVRDGKPLVYLDSGATSQRPTQVLDAEREFLLHSNAAVHRGAHQLAEEATDAYEGARADIARFVGADVDELVFTKNATEALNLVAFALGDDRFGDYAVGPGDEVVISELEHHANLVPWQELCRRTGATLRWYGVTDDGRIDLDSIELTDAVKVVAVTHQSNVTGAVTDVARVVASAKAVGALVVLDACQSVPHMAVDFHALGVDFAAFSGHKMLGPTGIGVLYGRRELLHAMPPVLTGGSMISTVTMEESTYAEPPQRFEAGVPMVSQAVGLAAAVRYLEAIGMETIARHEESLTVAALDALSQIPGIRIVGPTNMVSRGGAVSFAVDGIHAHDVSQVLDDDGVAVRVGHHCAWPLHRRLGVQSTVRASFALYNTLDEVEALARSLRRAQQFFGVEGSLT; from the coding sequence ATGACCGCGACCCTCGACCTCACCGCCATCCGTTCGGATTTCCCGATCCTGCAACGGACGGTCCGTGACGGAAAACCCCTGGTCTACCTGGATTCGGGGGCGACCTCCCAGCGCCCGACACAGGTGCTGGACGCCGAGCGGGAATTCCTGCTGCATTCCAATGCGGCCGTGCACCGCGGCGCCCACCAGCTCGCGGAGGAGGCGACGGATGCATACGAGGGTGCCCGGGCGGACATCGCGCGGTTCGTGGGCGCCGACGTCGACGAGTTGGTCTTCACCAAGAACGCTACGGAGGCGCTCAACCTCGTGGCATTCGCCCTCGGCGACGACCGCTTCGGCGACTACGCGGTCGGCCCCGGGGACGAGGTCGTGATCAGCGAACTCGAGCACCACGCCAACCTGGTGCCGTGGCAAGAGTTGTGCCGACGAACGGGGGCCACCCTGCGCTGGTACGGCGTCACCGACGACGGCCGGATCGACCTTGACTCCATCGAACTGACCGACGCGGTCAAGGTCGTCGCCGTGACCCACCAGTCCAACGTCACCGGTGCGGTCACGGACGTGGCCCGGGTCGTCGCCTCCGCCAAGGCGGTCGGTGCGCTGGTCGTCCTGGACGCCTGCCAATCGGTCCCGCACATGGCGGTGGACTTCCACGCCCTCGGCGTCGACTTCGCGGCGTTCTCCGGTCACAAGATGCTCGGACCCACCGGGATCGGCGTTCTGTACGGACGGCGCGAACTCCTGCACGCCATGCCGCCGGTCCTGACCGGCGGGTCGATGATCTCCACCGTCACCATGGAGGAGTCGACCTACGCCGAACCGCCCCAGCGGTTCGAGGCAGGGGTGCCCATGGTGTCCCAGGCTGTCGGGCTGGCCGCGGCCGTTAGGTATCTCGAGGCGATCGGAATGGAGACCATTGCCCGCCACGAGGAGTCCCTCACTGTGGCAGCCCTCGACGCGCTCAGCCAGATCCCGGGGATCCGAATCGTCGGGCCGACGAACATGGTCTCGCGCGGCGGTGCAGTCTCCTTCGCCGTAGACGGGATCCACGCCCACGACGTGAGCCAGGTGCTCGACGACGACGGTGTGGCGGTCCGGGTGGGTCACCACTGCGCGTGGCCGCTGCACCGCCGCCTCGGCGTGCAGTCCACCGTCCGGGCCTCGTTCGCCCTGTACAACACCCTCGACGAGGTCGAGGCTCTCGCCCGATCCTTGCGACGGGCTCAACAATTTTTCGGAGTGGAGGGGTCGCTCACGTGA
- the sufB gene encoding Fe-S cluster assembly protein SufB, whose amino-acid sequence MTITPDQVTADVTEPTTDEERIASIGQYNYGWHDSDDAGATAQRGLSEAVVRDISAKKNESEWMLDKRLKALKIFDKKPMPTWGSDLSGIDFDNIKYFVRSTEKQATSWEDLPEDIKNTYDKLGIPEAEKQRLVSGVAAQYESEVVYHQIREDLESQGVIFLDTDTALKEHPEYFEEYFGSVIPAGDNKFSALNAAVWSGGSFIYVPKGVHVDIPLQAYFRINTENMGQFERTLIIVDEGAYVHYVEGCTAPIYKSDSLHSAVVEIIVKKGGRCRYTTIQNWSNNVYNLVTKRARAEEGATMEWIDGNIGSKVTMKYPAVWMTGEYAKGEVLSVAFAGEGQHQDTGSKMLHLAPNTSSNIVSKSVARGGGRSAYRGLVQINAGAKGSKSNVECDALLVDNISRSDTYPYIDIREDDVTLGHEATVSKVSQDQMFYLMSRGLAEDEAMAMIVRGFVEPIAKELPMEYALELNRLIELQMEGSVG is encoded by the coding sequence ATGACCATCACCCCAGATCAGGTGACGGCCGACGTCACGGAGCCGACCACCGATGAGGAACGAATCGCCTCCATCGGCCAGTACAACTATGGCTGGCACGACTCGGACGACGCCGGTGCCACTGCGCAACGCGGCCTGTCCGAGGCGGTCGTGCGTGACATCTCCGCCAAGAAGAACGAGTCCGAGTGGATGCTCGACAAGCGTCTCAAGGCACTGAAGATCTTCGACAAGAAGCCGATGCCCACCTGGGGTTCGGATCTGTCCGGAATCGACTTCGACAACATCAAGTACTTCGTCCGTTCCACGGAGAAGCAGGCTACCAGCTGGGAGGACCTGCCCGAGGACATCAAGAACACCTACGACAAGCTCGGGATCCCCGAGGCGGAGAAGCAGCGCCTGGTGTCCGGTGTCGCCGCTCAGTACGAGTCCGAGGTCGTGTATCACCAGATCCGTGAGGACCTGGAGAGCCAGGGAGTCATCTTCTTGGACACCGATACCGCACTCAAGGAGCACCCCGAATACTTCGAGGAGTACTTCGGCTCCGTGATCCCGGCTGGCGACAACAAGTTTTCCGCGCTCAACGCGGCCGTGTGGTCGGGCGGATCGTTCATCTACGTCCCCAAGGGTGTCCACGTGGACATCCCGCTTCAGGCCTACTTCCGCATCAACACCGAGAACATGGGCCAGTTCGAGCGGACGCTGATCATCGTCGACGAGGGCGCCTACGTGCACTACGTCGAGGGCTGCACGGCGCCGATCTACAAGTCGGACTCGTTGCACTCGGCGGTCGTCGAGATCATCGTCAAGAAGGGCGGCCGGTGCCGCTACACGACCATCCAGAACTGGTCGAACAACGTGTACAACCTCGTCACCAAGCGTGCCCGGGCCGAAGAGGGCGCCACCATGGAGTGGATCGACGGCAACATCGGCTCCAAGGTGACCATGAAGTACCCGGCGGTGTGGATGACCGGCGAGTACGCCAAGGGTGAGGTTCTCTCGGTGGCGTTCGCCGGAGAGGGCCAGCACCAGGACACCGGGTCCAAGATGCTCCACCTGGCCCCTAATACGTCCTCGAACATCGTCTCCAAGTCAGTGGCCCGCGGGGGCGGCCGCTCTGCGTACCGCGGGTTGGTCCAGATCAACGCCGGCGCGAAGGGCTCTAAGTCCAACGTCGAGTGTGATGCCCTGCTGGTCGACAACATCAGCCGGTCGGACACCTATCCCTACATCGACATCCGCGAGGACGATGTGACGCTGGGCCACGAGGCGACCGTCTCCAAGGTGAGCCAGGACCAGATGTTCTACCTCATGAGTCGCGGCCTGGCCGAGGATGAGGCGATGGCGATGATCGTCCGCGGTTTCGTCGAGCCGATCGCCAAGGAACTCCCCATGGAGTACGCCCTCGAGCTCAACCGCCTGATCGAACTCCAGATGGAAGGATCGGTGGGCTGA
- a CDS encoding lycopene cyclase family protein, translating into MNATGGGLFDVAVVGLGPAGRALASRCAAAGLSVLAVDPNPDAPWRQTLSVWSDQIPPWLRVDACGIDVLALTVADPVLYAPDRAVLHREYAVLNNDALRRALPLGPGVSVESAEIDDAGLRDLTARAQRVVDCRGAGGRLNQGPLQTAYGIIVDAADAAPALGGDIALFMDWRTDYDDDETSPSFLYAIPVGPDRVLLEETCLAGLPAPGHATLAARLRSRLVGRGVSTAAIESPLSVERVRIPLLPRPGVPGDPLVEAFGTAGGHGHAATGYSVAAMLAAVPAVVHAIDAGFPLPVPRSPLTTTLHGVGLRALLRADASTLMALFNAFGRLDGRRQQWFLDASSPSYQVAAAMWGMWLSMPARAKAGLVEAVLRSPPSRGEQVR; encoded by the coding sequence ATGAACGCTACGGGTGGTGGTCTATTCGACGTCGCTGTCGTCGGGCTCGGACCCGCTGGCCGCGCGCTCGCCTCCAGATGTGCCGCAGCAGGTCTCTCCGTACTCGCTGTTGATCCGAACCCCGACGCGCCGTGGCGCCAGACGCTCTCAGTGTGGTCGGATCAGATCCCGCCGTGGTTGCGCGTCGACGCCTGTGGGATCGACGTGCTCGCCCTCACCGTCGCGGACCCGGTCCTCTACGCGCCGGACAGGGCCGTACTGCACCGTGAATACGCCGTACTCAACAACGACGCATTGCGACGCGCACTGCCGCTCGGTCCCGGAGTCTCCGTCGAGTCTGCGGAGATCGATGATGCGGGGCTGCGCGACCTGACCGCTCGTGCCCAGCGCGTAGTGGACTGCCGCGGCGCCGGAGGGCGGCTCAACCAGGGGCCCCTGCAGACGGCCTACGGAATCATCGTGGACGCGGCCGACGCGGCTCCCGCACTGGGCGGGGACATCGCGCTGTTCATGGACTGGCGCACCGACTACGACGACGACGAGACCAGCCCCAGTTTTCTGTACGCGATCCCCGTCGGCCCGGATCGGGTTCTCCTCGAGGAGACGTGTCTGGCCGGACTGCCCGCGCCCGGTCACGCCACCCTTGCCGCCCGACTGCGCTCAAGATTGGTAGGCAGGGGCGTGTCCACCGCGGCTATCGAGTCGCCGCTATCAGTAGAGCGCGTACGCATTCCACTTCTGCCCCGACCCGGGGTGCCGGGTGATCCACTGGTCGAGGCCTTCGGCACCGCCGGCGGTCACGGGCACGCGGCGACGGGGTACTCCGTGGCGGCGATGCTTGCGGCGGTACCGGCAGTGGTGCACGCGATCGACGCGGGTTTCCCGCTTCCGGTTCCCCGGTCTCCGCTGACTACGACACTCCACGGCGTCGGCCTGAGGGCCCTGCTGCGGGCCGATGCCAGCACACTGATGGCGCTGTTCAACGCGTTCGGCCGCCTCGACGGTCGACGCCAACAGTGGTTCCTCGACGCGTCGAGCCCGTCCTACCAGGTGGCCGCGGCGATGTGGGGCATGTGGCTCTCCATGCCCGCCCGTGCCAAGGCAGGTCTTGTCGAGGCAGTGCTGCGTTCCCCGCCGTCGCGAGGAGAACAGGTCCGATGA
- the sufU gene encoding Fe-S cluster assembly sulfur transfer protein SufU has protein sequence MKLEQMYQEVILDHYRHPHHSGLREPFGAEVHHVNPTCGDELTLRLQLSDDLAIVEDVSYDAQGCSISQASTSMMADLLVGRPVPESMEILDAFQSMISSRGQNEGNEELLDDAVALSGVSRYPARVKCALLGWMAFKDALTQQTDQHQE, from the coding sequence GTGAAGCTCGAGCAGATGTACCAGGAAGTCATCCTCGACCACTATCGCCACCCGCACCACAGCGGGCTGCGCGAGCCGTTCGGGGCCGAGGTACACCACGTCAACCCGACCTGCGGCGACGAGCTGACTCTGCGGTTGCAGTTGTCCGACGACCTCGCAATCGTGGAGGACGTGTCCTACGACGCGCAGGGTTGCTCGATCAGCCAGGCCTCCACCTCGATGATGGCCGACCTTCTGGTCGGACGCCCCGTTCCCGAATCGATGGAAATCCTCGACGCATTCCAGTCGATGATCTCCTCCCGGGGACAGAATGAGGGGAACGAAGAACTCCTCGACGATGCGGTAGCCCTCTCCGGGGTGTCTCGCTACCCGGCGCGTGTCAAGTGCGCACTGCTGGGATGGATGGCCTTCAAGGACGCACTCACGCAACAGACCGATCAGCATCAGGAGTGA
- the sufC gene encoding Fe-S cluster assembly ATPase SufC → MTILEIKGLTARVAATDDAAETVDILKGVDLTIESGKTHVIMGPNGSGKSTLAYVIAGHPKYEVTGGTVTLDGEDVLAMEVDERARAGLFLAMQYPTEIPGVSTANFLRTAATAVRGEAPKLRHWIKEVKEAMTDLEFDPAFSERNVNEGFSGGEKKRHEILQLDLLKPKIAVLDETDSGLDVDALRVVSEGVNRYKAEENGGVLLITHYTRILQYVKPDSVHVFVDGRIAASGGPELADELEAEGYEKYLTPANA, encoded by the coding sequence ATGACCATTCTCGAGATCAAGGGCCTCACCGCCCGCGTCGCCGCCACCGACGACGCCGCTGAGACCGTCGATATCCTCAAGGGCGTCGACCTGACAATCGAGTCCGGTAAGACCCACGTCATCATGGGCCCGAACGGTTCCGGCAAGTCGACCCTGGCCTATGTCATCGCCGGCCACCCGAAGTACGAGGTCACCGGCGGGACCGTCACGCTCGACGGCGAGGACGTCCTGGCAATGGAGGTCGACGAGCGGGCGCGCGCCGGACTGTTCCTGGCCATGCAGTACCCGACCGAGATCCCCGGGGTCTCCACCGCCAACTTCCTGCGCACCGCGGCCACTGCCGTGCGGGGCGAGGCGCCCAAGTTGCGGCACTGGATCAAGGAGGTCAAGGAGGCCATGACCGACCTCGAATTCGACCCGGCATTCTCTGAGCGCAACGTTAACGAGGGCTTCTCCGGTGGCGAGAAGAAGCGCCACGAGATCCTGCAGCTGGATCTGCTCAAGCCCAAGATCGCCGTGCTAGACGAGACCGATTCCGGTCTCGACGTGGACGCGCTACGTGTGGTGTCCGAAGGGGTCAACCGCTACAAGGCCGAGGAGAACGGTGGCGTTCTGCTCATCACGCACTACACCCGGATCCTGCAGTACGTGAAGCCCGACAGCGTTCACGTCTTCGTCGACGGTCGGATCGCTGCCTCCGGCGGTCCCGAACTGGCCGACGAACTCGAAGCTGAGGGATACGAGAAGTACCTCACGCCCGCGAACGCCTGA
- a CDS encoding metalloregulator ArsR/SmtB family transcription factor — translation MSVQHVFDSSTRPDTRSSIRELLLERGALTATEIGHELGLTAAGVRRHLDHLVESGEVEAVRTRPAGTRGRPAKAFQMTATGRSTARHGYDHLAVEALTALRRIGGTAAVTEFARERVRSVIGHVRPAEGPEDVERAAVDIATALSGAGYASSVEEAGTGLQICQHHCPVWNVASRFPELCAAEQEVVSELVGTHVQRLATIAGGNCACTTNIPTGIVTVNDLAATIPAPADASASAPTAERTVR, via the coding sequence ATGAGCGTGCAGCACGTGTTCGACAGCAGCACGCGTCCTGACACCCGCTCGTCAATCCGGGAACTCCTGTTGGAGCGTGGGGCACTGACGGCCACCGAGATCGGGCACGAGCTCGGACTCACAGCCGCCGGTGTGCGACGCCACTTGGACCACCTTGTCGAGAGCGGCGAGGTGGAAGCGGTCCGTACCCGGCCGGCTGGCACCCGCGGTCGCCCGGCAAAGGCGTTCCAGATGACGGCCACCGGACGCAGCACCGCTCGGCACGGCTACGACCATCTGGCCGTCGAGGCGCTGACTGCTCTGCGTCGCATCGGCGGCACAGCGGCAGTTACCGAGTTCGCCCGTGAACGCGTTCGCTCGGTGATCGGTCACGTCCGCCCGGCCGAGGGGCCGGAGGACGTCGAGCGCGCGGCGGTCGACATCGCCACCGCCCTCTCCGGGGCGGGGTACGCGTCGTCCGTGGAGGAGGCTGGCACGGGGCTGCAGATCTGCCAGCATCACTGCCCGGTATGGAACGTCGCCTCCAGGTTCCCCGAACTGTGTGCAGCCGAGCAGGAGGTGGTGTCCGAGCTTGTCGGCACCCACGTCCAGCGACTCGCCACCATCGCGGGCGGCAACTGCGCCTGCACGACGAACATCCCGACCGGGATTGTTACCGTGAACGACCTCGCGGCCACGATCCCTGCACCCGCCGACGCATCCGCGTCGGCACCGACCGCCGAAAGGACAGTGCGATGA
- the sufD gene encoding Fe-S cluster assembly protein SufD, which produces MTDTTTPTTGSGTAPDTKGNSILVNATKGDQFSSFDVGAFEVPVHKDEIWRFTPLKRLRGIHDGTRVAATGNLLVSVAERDGLAVETVGTDDRRIGQAGAPRDRVAAQAFCSVEHATVLTVAKETVLDEPVYLTVDGPGEGELAYGHFQIRLEPFANATFVVDQRGGGTIAENVEFVVGDSAHLEVVLIQDWDDDALHLANHHLQVGRDATLTYTAVTFGGELVRIAPFANFTAPGGTVKINGLYYADDGQHIEHRLLVDHSVPHCTSRILYKGALQGDAKSTLPDAHTVWIGDVIIRAAAEGTDTYEMNRNLVLTDGARADSVPNLEIETGEIAGAGHASAVGRFDEEHLFYLMSRGIPESDARRLVVRGFFGEVIDRIGVPEVRERITEAVELELQSSGM; this is translated from the coding sequence ATGACCGACACCACTACACCCACGACCGGATCCGGCACCGCGCCGGACACGAAGGGCAACAGCATCCTCGTCAACGCGACCAAGGGGGACCAGTTCTCATCCTTCGACGTCGGCGCCTTCGAGGTACCGGTGCACAAGGACGAGATCTGGCGTTTCACCCCGCTCAAGCGGCTGCGCGGCATCCACGACGGAACGCGCGTCGCAGCCACGGGCAACCTGCTCGTCTCCGTGGCCGAGCGTGACGGACTCGCGGTCGAGACCGTCGGCACGGACGACCGACGGATCGGCCAGGCTGGTGCACCGCGCGACCGCGTGGCGGCCCAGGCCTTTTGCTCCGTGGAGCACGCGACTGTGCTCACCGTCGCCAAGGAGACCGTGCTGGACGAGCCCGTGTACCTCACGGTCGACGGGCCCGGGGAGGGCGAGCTGGCCTACGGCCACTTCCAGATCCGCCTGGAGCCGTTCGCCAACGCCACGTTCGTCGTGGACCAGCGCGGCGGGGGGACGATCGCCGAGAACGTCGAGTTTGTCGTCGGCGACTCGGCGCACCTCGAGGTGGTCCTGATCCAGGACTGGGACGACGACGCTCTGCACCTGGCCAATCACCATCTGCAGGTCGGTCGCGACGCAACCCTCACCTACACCGCCGTGACCTTTGGTGGCGAGCTCGTGCGGATCGCGCCGTTCGCAAACTTCACGGCCCCGGGTGGCACGGTCAAGATCAACGGCCTGTACTACGCCGACGACGGTCAGCACATCGAACACCGGCTCTTGGTCGACCACTCGGTGCCCCACTGCACTTCCCGGATCCTCTACAAGGGGGCGCTGCAGGGCGACGCCAAGTCGACGCTGCCCGACGCGCATACGGTCTGGATCGGAGACGTCATCATCCGCGCTGCGGCCGAGGGGACCGACACCTACGAGATGAACCGCAACCTCGTCCTCACCGACGGGGCTCGCGCCGACTCCGTGCCCAACCTCGAGATCGAGACCGGCGAGATCGCCGGAGCGGGTCACGCCAGCGCCGTCGGGCGCTTCGACGAGGAGCACCTGTTCTACCTCATGTCGAGAGGCATCCCCGAGTCCGACGCGCGTCGCCTCGTGGTCCGGGGGTTCTTCGGCGAGGTTATCGATCGCATCGGCGTGCCCGAGGTACGCGAGCGGATCACCGAGGCCGTCGAGCTGGAACTGCAGTCCTCCGGCATGTGA
- a CDS encoding metal-sulfur cluster assembly factor, which translates to MTEQMTPATNATGADQAPASENAVGTARDREFKPDPNRPVQSAEDLALVADLEEAMRDVVDPELGINVVDLGLVYDIWVRPGKTEGSMIARVDMTLTSAECPLTDVIEDQAVSATVGADLVNELELNWVWMPPWGPQKITDDGREQLRAIGFTV; encoded by the coding sequence ATGACTGAGCAGATGACACCTGCCACCAACGCGACGGGCGCTGACCAGGCACCGGCGTCGGAGAATGCCGTGGGCACCGCCCGCGATCGCGAGTTCAAGCCGGATCCCAACCGTCCGGTGCAGTCCGCGGAGGACCTCGCGCTGGTCGCAGATCTTGAGGAGGCCATGCGCGATGTGGTGGACCCTGAACTCGGCATCAACGTTGTTGATCTGGGTCTGGTCTACGACATCTGGGTTCGGCCGGGCAAGACCGAGGGGTCGATGATCGCTCGCGTCGACATGACGCTGACCTCCGCCGAATGCCCCCTCACGGACGTGATCGAGGACCAGGCGGTCAGTGCGACCGTCGGCGCCGATCTGGTCAACGAGCTCGAGCTCAACTGGGTCTGGATGCCACCGTGGGGCCCGCAGAAGATCACCGACGACGGTCGCGAGCAGCTCCGCGCGATCGGCTTCACCGTGTAG
- the mptB gene encoding polyprenol phosphomannose-dependent alpha 1,6 mannosyltransferase MptB, protein MARDSSRRGAGSVTSRLHSQERFTGSPVSAEMARLRRIRRIGTTAAVAMAVGALGAGALPVLQNPIAGERLFGLWLRLQQSSMTVVMVGMVTVTLCWLLLAPYVLGQDRRGRISGRIDRSTLDRVIASWALPLALAPPMFSRDVYSYLAQGAIGNSLDDPYRLGPVSALGATHPLTINVPDIWRDTPNQYGPLFLGIQKVIHGLTGDDVVLGTILHRVVAVFGILMLGWAVPRLAEYCGVSDVAALWLAVANPLVLFHLVSGIHSESLMMGLLAIGLVLALRAVDSAKSGWRDTLLFVLGTVLVTGSALVKLPTVVALGFLGMALARRWGGGGSATVRAALSMLVVGGVTTAMAMLVTSSGLGWITKLGAATSLRSWLSPPTAIGVIVGGIGQYLGLGDHTEQILVMVQTAALVAAGAFTVRMLFAVQSGRINPVGGLGVSMAAIVLCFPVVQPWYVLWALIPLAAWASRMTFRLPVVAVSAVLACFTLPPGAGLPPFVTVQAWAATVVVVVLLLIALFRWPGLLRYRLPNRPRL, encoded by the coding sequence GTGGCACGCGATTCTTCGAGGCGCGGTGCAGGGTCGGTCACCTCACGTCTTCACTCGCAGGAGCGGTTCACCGGATCGCCGGTGTCCGCGGAGATGGCCCGCCTGCGCCGCATTCGACGGATCGGCACCACCGCGGCGGTCGCGATGGCTGTTGGCGCGCTCGGTGCGGGAGCCTTGCCGGTCCTGCAGAACCCAATCGCCGGTGAGCGGCTGTTCGGGTTGTGGCTACGGCTGCAGCAGTCCTCGATGACGGTCGTCATGGTCGGGATGGTCACGGTCACCCTGTGCTGGCTGCTGCTGGCCCCCTACGTTCTGGGGCAGGATCGCCGGGGCCGGATCAGCGGCCGGATCGACCGGTCGACACTCGACCGGGTCATCGCTTCGTGGGCGCTTCCTCTCGCATTGGCGCCACCGATGTTCAGTCGGGACGTCTATAGCTATCTCGCCCAGGGGGCGATCGGCAATTCGCTCGACGATCCCTACCGCCTCGGCCCTGTCTCCGCACTGGGCGCAACTCACCCGCTCACCATCAACGTCCCCGACATCTGGCGTGATACGCCCAACCAATACGGCCCGTTGTTCTTGGGAATCCAGAAGGTCATCCACGGGCTCACCGGCGACGACGTGGTGCTCGGCACGATCCTGCACCGGGTCGTAGCGGTCTTCGGGATCCTCATGCTCGGCTGGGCCGTGCCGCGGCTCGCAGAGTACTGCGGCGTGTCAGACGTCGCCGCCCTTTGGCTGGCTGTGGCCAACCCCCTGGTGCTGTTCCACCTGGTCTCCGGCATCCACTCCGAATCTCTCATGATGGGACTGCTCGCGATCGGACTGGTCCTGGCGCTGCGTGCCGTGGACTCCGCCAAATCCGGGTGGCGCGACACCTTACTGTTCGTCCTGGGCACGGTCCTGGTCACCGGTTCGGCACTAGTCAAGCTCCCCACCGTGGTCGCTCTCGGATTCCTAGGCATGGCGCTTGCGAGGCGCTGGGGCGGCGGCGGGTCCGCCACCGTGCGCGCGGCACTGTCCATGCTCGTTGTCGGCGGCGTGACCACGGCGATGGCGATGCTCGTCACGTCGTCCGGTCTGGGCTGGATCACCAAGTTGGGCGCGGCCACCTCACTGCGGAGTTGGCTCTCCCCGCCCACGGCTATCGGTGTGATCGTCGGCGGCATTGGCCAGTATCTCGGGCTCGGGGACCACACAGAGCAGATCCTCGTCATGGTGCAGACCGCCGCGTTAGTGGCCGCCGGCGCATTCACCGTCCGCATGCTGTTCGCGGTCCAGTCCGGCCGGATCAACCCGGTTGGAGGGCTCGGGGTGTCCATGGCCGCAATCGTCCTGTGTTTTCCCGTCGTGCAGCCCTGGTATGTCCTGTGGGCTCTGATTCCGCTTGCGGCGTGGGCATCGCGGATGACCTTCCGACTCCCCGTGGTGGCGGTGAGCGCCGTGCTGGCCTGCTTCACCCTCCCACCGGGCGCGGGACTTCCCCCGTTCGTGACCGTTCAGGCCTGGGCAGCGACCGTGGTGGTGGTCGTGCTCCTGCTCATCGCGCTGTTCCGTTGGCCGGGGCTGTTGCGCTACCGCCTCCCGAACCGGCCTAGACTCTGA